Proteins encoded in a region of the Marinobacter arenosus genome:
- a CDS encoding group I truncated hemoglobin, whose translation MPRMISKAAILGLVFIAGLTLAGCQSAPETPQASLYQQLGERAGIAQIVEDLLFLIVDDERINQQFRGLDVASFHRNLTDQLCQLSGGPCTYSGRGMREVHAGMAITDTQFNALAENLILAMEENGVGTGAQNRLLKRLIPLYPDIRNL comes from the coding sequence ATGCCCCGCATGATTTCCAAAGCGGCCATCCTTGGCCTCGTCTTTATCGCGGGCCTGACCCTGGCGGGCTGCCAGTCGGCGCCGGAAACGCCCCAGGCATCGCTGTACCAGCAGCTGGGTGAGCGCGCCGGGATCGCTCAGATCGTCGAGGACCTGCTGTTTCTGATCGTCGACGACGAGCGCATCAATCAGCAGTTCAGGGGGCTGGACGTGGCCAGCTTCCATCGCAACCTGACGGACCAGCTGTGCCAGCTCAGTGGCGGTCCCTGCACGTACAGCGGTCGCGGGATGCGCGAGGTGCACGCCGGCATGGCGATTACCGACACCCAGTTCAACGCCCTGGCCGAAAACCTGATCCTCGCCATGGAGGAAAACGGCGTCGGCACCGGTGCCCAGAACCGCCTGTTGAAACGCCTGATTCCCCTGTATCCGGATATCCGCAACCTTTGA
- a CDS encoding DUF1653 domain-containing protein — protein sequence MTENRHPIQPGRYRHYKGMDYQVIDLARHSETEEWMVVYRCLYGDHSLWVRPLSMFRETVELAGEQVPRFSRIGDA from the coding sequence ATGACCGAAAACCGACACCCGATTCAACCCGGCCGTTACCGCCACTACAAAGGCATGGATTACCAGGTCATCGATCTGGCCCGTCACAGCGAAACCGAAGAATGGATGGTGGTGTACCGGTGCCTGTACGGCGACCACAGTCTTTGGGTGCGCCCACTGTCCATGTTCCGTGAGACGGTGGAGTTGGCCGGCGAGCAGGTGCCTCGCTTTTCCCGCATCGGCGACGCCTGA
- a CDS encoding DoxX family protein, whose amino-acid sequence MLENADLGKLIIRLTLGGLMLFHGIAKLLNGIGFIEGELASHGLPTFLAYGVFIGELIAPLMVLLGYYTRIGAVVIAFNMLVAIALVHSHQLLSLGGNGGWALELQGFFLFTAVALVFLGPGRYKLKN is encoded by the coding sequence GTGTTAGAGAACGCCGATCTGGGAAAACTGATTATCCGCCTGACCCTGGGCGGCCTGATGCTGTTTCACGGCATTGCCAAACTGCTCAACGGGATCGGGTTCATCGAGGGTGAACTGGCCAGTCATGGCTTACCGACTTTCCTGGCCTACGGCGTTTTCATTGGCGAGCTGATTGCGCCGCTGATGGTGCTGCTGGGCTACTACACCCGTATCGGCGCCGTGGTGATTGCCTTCAACATGCTGGTGGCCATTGCCCTGGTCCACAGCCATCAACTGCTGTCGCTGGGTGGTAACGGCGGCTGGGCGCTGGAACTGCAGGGCTTCTTCCTGTTTACCGCGGTCGCCCTGGTGTTCCTCGGGCCGGGTCGCTACAAGCTGAAAAACTGA
- a CDS encoding sensor domain-containing diguanylate cyclase, producing MSHSATKAALSYLLLALSLVLLSGPAQVSAAPADFFWLEDADDRLTARQVMALDSGQWQAFDEDEVLNLGFSDGAFWLKARVPPQPQNRVLEIRYPLLDVVDVFWVVDGEIVRRYETGDSRPFASRPLYHRNFVFLVPSNTETATAYVRVKTQGAVQIPVEVLPSAEFLAGEQLSYGWQAMFLGIIVALGLYNLFLFTIVRQVTYLWYVLTVVSSGLVHLHFHGLLFQWWWPDLPILNRYFTVPIIGLAMMAAIMFSLQFLAVARYSRFCYRFLMALMIGSGLSVVYGLFGPYQSGIALVAVLAAIATPAGWLIGLYVWFRGQALAGFYVLAWTPLLLGHLILAISKLGYLPRSFLTEFGPQIGVALEVILLAFALAHRINLERRRRLKAQEQALTIQRQANQTLEERVRERTEELERANQRLKSISFTDGLTQIPNRRQFDERIRDEWARTARQGQPLSLLLLDIDHFKSVNDRYGHLVGDDCLITVAAICAHEIQRSGDLLARFGGEEFAVLLPATPETGALQVAERLRRAIENATVYPGAQEAAVSLSVSVGVATMIPPLEKRPDELIQRADEALYEAKGAGRNRVMAYRGARATSADQS from the coding sequence ATGAGCCATTCCGCTACCAAAGCGGCTCTGTCGTACCTGTTGCTGGCCCTGTCGTTGGTCCTGTTGTCAGGCCCGGCTCAGGTATCGGCCGCCCCAGCTGACTTTTTCTGGCTTGAGGACGCGGATGACCGGCTGACCGCACGGCAGGTCATGGCGCTTGACTCAGGCCAGTGGCAGGCGTTCGATGAGGACGAGGTGCTCAATCTCGGCTTCAGTGACGGTGCCTTCTGGCTCAAGGCCCGGGTGCCGCCGCAACCGCAGAACCGGGTGCTGGAAATCCGCTATCCGTTGTTGGACGTGGTCGACGTCTTCTGGGTTGTGGACGGGGAGATCGTCCGGCGTTATGAAACCGGCGATTCGCGTCCGTTTGCAAGCCGCCCCCTGTACCACCGCAATTTCGTGTTCCTGGTGCCGTCCAATACCGAAACGGCCACCGCCTATGTCCGGGTGAAAACCCAGGGTGCGGTCCAGATCCCGGTTGAGGTGCTCCCTTCGGCTGAATTCCTGGCCGGTGAGCAGCTGAGTTATGGCTGGCAGGCCATGTTCCTGGGCATCATCGTCGCTCTCGGGCTGTATAACCTGTTTCTGTTTACCATCGTTCGTCAGGTCACCTACCTCTGGTATGTCCTGACCGTGGTGTCGTCCGGACTGGTTCACCTGCACTTCCACGGTCTGCTGTTCCAATGGTGGTGGCCGGACCTGCCGATACTGAACCGGTACTTCACGGTCCCGATCATTGGCCTGGCCATGATGGCCGCCATCATGTTCAGCCTCCAGTTCCTGGCGGTAGCCCGGTACAGTCGATTCTGTTACCGCTTCCTGATGGCGCTGATGATCGGATCGGGGCTCAGCGTGGTCTACGGGTTGTTCGGCCCCTACCAGTCCGGTATTGCCCTGGTGGCCGTGCTGGCGGCCATCGCGACCCCGGCCGGCTGGCTGATCGGTCTCTATGTCTGGTTCCGGGGCCAGGCACTGGCGGGCTTCTACGTCCTCGCGTGGACGCCACTGCTGTTGGGACACCTGATCCTGGCAATCAGCAAGCTGGGCTATCTGCCCCGGAGCTTCCTGACCGAGTTTGGTCCCCAGATCGGCGTTGCGTTGGAGGTGATCCTGCTGGCCTTCGCCCTGGCCCACCGGATCAATCTGGAACGCCGGCGTCGGTTGAAGGCTCAGGAGCAGGCGCTGACGATCCAGCGGCAGGCGAACCAGACCCTGGAAGAAAGGGTCCGTGAGCGCACGGAGGAACTGGAGCGGGCGAACCAGCGGCTCAAGTCCATCAGCTTTACCGATGGCCTGACCCAGATTCCGAACCGCCGGCAGTTCGATGAGCGGATCCGTGACGAATGGGCGCGAACGGCCCGGCAGGGACAGCCCCTGAGTCTGCTGTTGCTGGACATCGACCATTTCAAATCGGTCAATGATCGTTACGGCCATCTGGTCGGTGACGACTGCCTGATTACGGTGGCGGCCATCTGTGCCCATGAGATCCAGCGTTCCGGGGATCTGCTCGCCCGTTTCGGTGGCGAGGAGTTTGCTGTCCTCTTGCCGGCCACCCCGGAGACGGGGGCCCTTCAGGTGGCCGAGCGCCTGAGGCGGGCCATTGAGAATGCCACGGTGTATCCGGGCGCCCAGGAAGCGGCGGTGAGCCTCAGCGTCAGTGTGGGTGTTGCCACCATGATTCCCCCGCTGGAGAAACGACCCGACGAACTGATCCAGCGGGCGGATGAGGCCCTGTACGAGGCCAAGGGTGCCGGCCGCAACCGGGTGATGGCCTACCGCGGCGCCCGGGCGACCTCCGCGGACCAGTCCTAG
- a CDS encoding Na+/H+ antiporter family protein: protein MNAVVAAVAIMLVLSLCRIHVVVALIIGAISGGLIAGLSLEATIEAFNNGLGGGATVALSYATLGAFAVAIGKSGLAHALADRALALVGRQDNGSAATGVRFLIIGLLLAIAISSQNILPIHIAFIPLVVPPLLYVMAKLNMDRRLVACVLTFGLITPYMFLPIGFGGIYLNEILLANVAENGVDASGLNVMSAMALPALGMLCGLMIAVFFSYRGERRYNMDAIARTERVDVRYSPRTLVMALVAIVTAFVVQLWLGSMILGALAGFVLFNVSGVVKWKEADDLFTEGMKMLAMIGFIMIAASGFAEVMRETGEIATLVQSSVATIGENKPLAALLMLVVGLLITMGIGSSFSTIPIIAALYVPLALQMGFSPLAIVALVGTAGALGDAGSPASDSTLGPTAGLNVDGQHNHIWDTVVPTFLHYNLPLLGFGWLAAMVL from the coding sequence ATGAATGCCGTTGTTGCAGCGGTTGCCATCATGCTCGTCCTGAGTTTGTGCCGCATCCACGTTGTCGTCGCCCTGATCATCGGAGCCATTTCCGGTGGCCTGATCGCGGGCCTGTCTCTGGAGGCCACGATTGAAGCCTTCAACAATGGCCTGGGTGGCGGCGCCACCGTCGCGCTGTCCTACGCCACGCTTGGTGCCTTCGCCGTCGCCATCGGCAAGTCCGGTCTGGCCCATGCCCTGGCTGACCGCGCCCTGGCCCTGGTCGGTCGTCAGGACAACGGCTCTGCCGCCACCGGCGTCCGCTTCCTGATCATTGGCCTGCTGCTGGCCATCGCCATCTCCTCCCAGAACATCCTGCCGATCCACATCGCGTTCATTCCGCTGGTGGTGCCACCGCTGCTGTACGTGATGGCAAAACTGAACATGGACCGGCGCCTGGTGGCCTGCGTGCTGACCTTCGGTCTGATTACCCCGTACATGTTCCTGCCGATCGGCTTCGGCGGTATCTATCTGAACGAGATCCTGCTGGCGAACGTGGCCGAGAATGGCGTCGACGCCTCCGGCCTCAATGTCATGTCCGCCATGGCCCTGCCGGCCCTTGGCATGCTCTGCGGCCTGATGATCGCGGTGTTCTTCAGCTACCGGGGCGAGCGCCGCTACAACATGGACGCCATCGCCCGCACCGAGCGGGTCGACGTACGGTACAGCCCCCGCACCCTCGTGATGGCGCTGGTCGCCATTGTCACTGCCTTTGTGGTCCAGCTCTGGCTGGGCTCGATGATCCTGGGCGCCCTGGCCGGCTTCGTTCTGTTCAACGTGTCGGGCGTTGTGAAGTGGAAAGAGGCGGATGACCTGTTCACCGAGGGCATGAAGATGCTGGCGATGATCGGCTTCATCATGATCGCCGCCTCCGGCTTTGCCGAGGTGATGCGGGAAACCGGCGAGATCGCCACCCTGGTTCAGAGCTCGGTCGCCACCATTGGCGAGAACAAGCCGCTGGCAGCATTGCTGATGCTGGTGGTCGGCCTGCTGATCACCATGGGCATTGGCTCGTCCTTCTCGACCATTCCGATCATCGCTGCGCTGTACGTGCCGCTGGCCCTGCAGATGGGCTTCAGCCCGCTGGCCATCGTGGCCTTGGTGGGTACTGCCGGCGCCCTGGGTGACGCCGGCTCCCCGGCGTCCGACTCCACATTGGGCCCCACCGCCGGTCTGAATGTGGACGGCCAGCACAACCACATCTGGGACACCGTGGTTCCGACGTTCCTGCACTACAACTTGCCGCTGCTGGGCTTTGGCTGGTTGGCGGCCATGGTGCTCTGA